One window from the genome of Anser cygnoides isolate HZ-2024a breed goose chromosome 8, Taihu_goose_T2T_genome, whole genome shotgun sequence encodes:
- the PDE4B gene encoding 3',5'-cyclic-AMP phosphodiesterase 4B isoform X7, with protein MPEANYLLSVSWGYIKFKRMLNRELTHLSEMSRSGNQVSEYISNTFLDKQNDVEIPSPTQKDREKKKKQQLMTQISGVKKLMHSSSLNNTSISRFGVKTEKEDHLAKELEDLNKWGLNIFNVARYSHNRPLTCIMYAIFQERDLLKTFKISSDTFVTYMMTLEDHYHSDVAYHNSLHAADVAQSTHVLLSTPALDAVFTDLEILAAIFAAAIHDVDHPGVSNQFLINTNSELALMYNDESVLENHHLAVGFKLLQEEHCDIFQNLTKKQRQTLRKMVIDMVLATDMSKHMSLLADLKTMVETKKVTSSGVLLLDNYTDRIQVLRNMVHCADLSNPTKSLELYRQWTDRIMEEFFQQGDKERERGMEISPMCDKHTASVEKSQVGFIDYIVHPLWETWADLVQPDAQDILDTLEDNRNWYQSMIPQSPSPPLEERSRDCQGLMEKFQFELTLEEEDSDGPEKEGDGIGYFSNTKTLCMDDPGEKDPQREANIEIVTEDTSPVDT; from the exons ATGCCTGAAGCAAACTATTTGTTATCTGTATCTTGGGGTTATATTAAG TTCAAGAGAATGCTGAACCGCGAGCTGACACACCTCTCCGAGATGAGCCGCTCCGGCAACCAGGTGTCTGAGTACATTTCCAACACTTTCCTGG ACAAGCAGAATGATGTGGAGATTCCTTCTCCCAcacagaaagacagagagaagaagaaaaaacagcagctcaTGACACAGATCAGTGGAGTGAAAAAATTAATGCATAGTTCAAGCTTAAATAATACCAGCATTTCACGATTTggtgtgaaaacagaaaaggaagaccATCTGGCCAAG GAACTGGAAGATCTGAATAAATGGGGTCTCAACATATTTAATGTTGCCAGGTACTCCCACAACAGGCCGCTCACCTGCATTATGTATGCTATATTTCAG GAGCGAGATCTACTAAAAACATTCAAGATCTCGTCAGACACTTTTGTAACGTACATGATGACTCTAGAAGACCACTACCATTCGGATGTAGCTTACCACAACAGCCTACATGCTGCTGATGTTGCCCAGTCCACCCATGTTCTTCTCTCCACCCCTGCACTGGAT GCTGTCTTCACTGATTTGGAAATCCTTGCTGCAATTTTCGCAGCTGCAATTCATGATGTGGATCACCCTGGTGTCTCCAATCAGTTTCTTATTAATACAA ATTCTGAACTAGCCCTGATGTACAACGACGAATCCGTCTTGGAGAACCACCATCTTGCTGTGGGTTTCAAACTGCTTCAAGAAGAGCACTGTGACATCTTCCAGAACCTGACCAAGAAACAGCGTCAGACTCTCAGGAAGATGGTGATTGACATG GTATTGGCAACAGATATGTCCAAGCATATGAGTCTGTTAGCTGATCTGAAGACCATGGTGGAAACCAAGAAAGTGACCAGTTCAGGAGTCCTCCTTCTGGATAACTACACAGATAGAATACAG GTTCTCCGAAATATGGTACATTGTGCAGACTTGAGTAATCCCACAAAGTCTCTGGAGTTGTACCGGCAGTGGACAGACAGAATCATGGAGGAGTTCTTCCAGCAGGGAGACAAAGAACGAGAAAGAGGAATGGAAATCAGTCCAATGTGTGACAAACATACAGCGTCAGTGGAAAAATCACAG GTTGGGTTCATCGACTACATCGTCCATCCGCTGTGGGAGACGTGGGCTGACCTGGTGCAGCCCGACGCCCAGGACATCCTGGACACACTGGAGGACAACAGGAACTGGTACCAGAGCATGATACCTCAGAGCCCCTCTCCTCCGCTGGAGGAGCGGAGCAGGGACTGCCAGGGCCTGATGGAGAAGTTCCAGTTTGAACTGACCCTCGAGGAGGAGGATTCGGACGGACCTGAGAAGGAAGGAGACGGCATCGGCTACTTCAGCAATACAAAGACACTCTGCATGGACGACCCAGGGGAAAAAGATCCACAGAGGGAGGCGAACATAGAAATTGTGACAGAAGACACATCTCCTGTTGACACATAA
- the PDE4B gene encoding 3',5'-cyclic-AMP phosphodiesterase 4B isoform X6: protein MHRTSPRGSSLSSDSPNVQSCVLLRDLIPSFKRMLNRELTHLSEMSRSGNQVSEYISNTFLDKQNDVEIPSPTQKDREKKKKQQLMTQISGVKKLMHSSSLNNTSISRFGVKTEKEDHLAKELEDLNKWGLNIFNVARYSHNRPLTCIMYAIFQERDLLKTFKISSDTFVTYMMTLEDHYHSDVAYHNSLHAADVAQSTHVLLSTPALDAVFTDLEILAAIFAAAIHDVDHPGVSNQFLINTNSELALMYNDESVLENHHLAVGFKLLQEEHCDIFQNLTKKQRQTLRKMVIDMVLATDMSKHMSLLADLKTMVETKKVTSSGVLLLDNYTDRIQVLRNMVHCADLSNPTKSLELYRQWTDRIMEEFFQQGDKERERGMEISPMCDKHTASVEKSQVGFIDYIVHPLWETWADLVQPDAQDILDTLEDNRNWYQSMIPQSPSPPLEERSRDCQGLMEKFQFELTLEEEDSDGPEKEGDGIGYFSNTKTLCMDDPGEKDPQREANIEIVTEDTSPVDT, encoded by the exons TTCAAGAGAATGCTGAACCGCGAGCTGACACACCTCTCCGAGATGAGCCGCTCCGGCAACCAGGTGTCTGAGTACATTTCCAACACTTTCCTGG ACAAGCAGAATGATGTGGAGATTCCTTCTCCCAcacagaaagacagagagaagaagaaaaaacagcagctcaTGACACAGATCAGTGGAGTGAAAAAATTAATGCATAGTTCAAGCTTAAATAATACCAGCATTTCACGATTTggtgtgaaaacagaaaaggaagaccATCTGGCCAAG GAACTGGAAGATCTGAATAAATGGGGTCTCAACATATTTAATGTTGCCAGGTACTCCCACAACAGGCCGCTCACCTGCATTATGTATGCTATATTTCAG GAGCGAGATCTACTAAAAACATTCAAGATCTCGTCAGACACTTTTGTAACGTACATGATGACTCTAGAAGACCACTACCATTCGGATGTAGCTTACCACAACAGCCTACATGCTGCTGATGTTGCCCAGTCCACCCATGTTCTTCTCTCCACCCCTGCACTGGAT GCTGTCTTCACTGATTTGGAAATCCTTGCTGCAATTTTCGCAGCTGCAATTCATGATGTGGATCACCCTGGTGTCTCCAATCAGTTTCTTATTAATACAA ATTCTGAACTAGCCCTGATGTACAACGACGAATCCGTCTTGGAGAACCACCATCTTGCTGTGGGTTTCAAACTGCTTCAAGAAGAGCACTGTGACATCTTCCAGAACCTGACCAAGAAACAGCGTCAGACTCTCAGGAAGATGGTGATTGACATG GTATTGGCAACAGATATGTCCAAGCATATGAGTCTGTTAGCTGATCTGAAGACCATGGTGGAAACCAAGAAAGTGACCAGTTCAGGAGTCCTCCTTCTGGATAACTACACAGATAGAATACAG GTTCTCCGAAATATGGTACATTGTGCAGACTTGAGTAATCCCACAAAGTCTCTGGAGTTGTACCGGCAGTGGACAGACAGAATCATGGAGGAGTTCTTCCAGCAGGGAGACAAAGAACGAGAAAGAGGAATGGAAATCAGTCCAATGTGTGACAAACATACAGCGTCAGTGGAAAAATCACAG GTTGGGTTCATCGACTACATCGTCCATCCGCTGTGGGAGACGTGGGCTGACCTGGTGCAGCCCGACGCCCAGGACATCCTGGACACACTGGAGGACAACAGGAACTGGTACCAGAGCATGATACCTCAGAGCCCCTCTCCTCCGCTGGAGGAGCGGAGCAGGGACTGCCAGGGCCTGATGGAGAAGTTCCAGTTTGAACTGACCCTCGAGGAGGAGGATTCGGACGGACCTGAGAAGGAAGGAGACGGCATCGGCTACTTCAGCAATACAAAGACACTCTGCATGGACGACCCAGGGGAAAAAGATCCACAGAGGGAGGCGAACATAGAAATTGTGACAGAAGACACATCTCCTGTTGACACATAA
- the PDE4B gene encoding 3',5'-cyclic-AMP phosphodiesterase 4B isoform X5, with protein sequence METLEELDWCLDQLETIQTYRSVSEMASNKFKRMLNRELTHLSEMSRSGNQVSEYISNTFLDKQNDVEIPSPTQKDREKKKKQQLMTQISGVKKLMHSSSLNNTSISRFGVKTEKEDHLAKELEDLNKWGLNIFNVARYSHNRPLTCIMYAIFQERDLLKTFKISSDTFVTYMMTLEDHYHSDVAYHNSLHAADVAQSTHVLLSTPALDAVFTDLEILAAIFAAAIHDVDHPGVSNQFLINTNSELALMYNDESVLENHHLAVGFKLLQEEHCDIFQNLTKKQRQTLRKMVIDMVLATDMSKHMSLLADLKTMVETKKVTSSGVLLLDNYTDRIQVLRNMVHCADLSNPTKSLELYRQWTDRIMEEFFQQGDKERERGMEISPMCDKHTASVEKSQVGFIDYIVHPLWETWADLVQPDAQDILDTLEDNRNWYQSMIPQSPSPPLEERSRDCQGLMEKFQFELTLEEEDSDGPEKEGDGIGYFSNTKTLCMDDPGEKDPQREANIEIVTEDTSPVDT encoded by the exons TTCAAGAGAATGCTGAACCGCGAGCTGACACACCTCTCCGAGATGAGCCGCTCCGGCAACCAGGTGTCTGAGTACATTTCCAACACTTTCCTGG ACAAGCAGAATGATGTGGAGATTCCTTCTCCCAcacagaaagacagagagaagaagaaaaaacagcagctcaTGACACAGATCAGTGGAGTGAAAAAATTAATGCATAGTTCAAGCTTAAATAATACCAGCATTTCACGATTTggtgtgaaaacagaaaaggaagaccATCTGGCCAAG GAACTGGAAGATCTGAATAAATGGGGTCTCAACATATTTAATGTTGCCAGGTACTCCCACAACAGGCCGCTCACCTGCATTATGTATGCTATATTTCAG GAGCGAGATCTACTAAAAACATTCAAGATCTCGTCAGACACTTTTGTAACGTACATGATGACTCTAGAAGACCACTACCATTCGGATGTAGCTTACCACAACAGCCTACATGCTGCTGATGTTGCCCAGTCCACCCATGTTCTTCTCTCCACCCCTGCACTGGAT GCTGTCTTCACTGATTTGGAAATCCTTGCTGCAATTTTCGCAGCTGCAATTCATGATGTGGATCACCCTGGTGTCTCCAATCAGTTTCTTATTAATACAA ATTCTGAACTAGCCCTGATGTACAACGACGAATCCGTCTTGGAGAACCACCATCTTGCTGTGGGTTTCAAACTGCTTCAAGAAGAGCACTGTGACATCTTCCAGAACCTGACCAAGAAACAGCGTCAGACTCTCAGGAAGATGGTGATTGACATG GTATTGGCAACAGATATGTCCAAGCATATGAGTCTGTTAGCTGATCTGAAGACCATGGTGGAAACCAAGAAAGTGACCAGTTCAGGAGTCCTCCTTCTGGATAACTACACAGATAGAATACAG GTTCTCCGAAATATGGTACATTGTGCAGACTTGAGTAATCCCACAAAGTCTCTGGAGTTGTACCGGCAGTGGACAGACAGAATCATGGAGGAGTTCTTCCAGCAGGGAGACAAAGAACGAGAAAGAGGAATGGAAATCAGTCCAATGTGTGACAAACATACAGCGTCAGTGGAAAAATCACAG GTTGGGTTCATCGACTACATCGTCCATCCGCTGTGGGAGACGTGGGCTGACCTGGTGCAGCCCGACGCCCAGGACATCCTGGACACACTGGAGGACAACAGGAACTGGTACCAGAGCATGATACCTCAGAGCCCCTCTCCTCCGCTGGAGGAGCGGAGCAGGGACTGCCAGGGCCTGATGGAGAAGTTCCAGTTTGAACTGACCCTCGAGGAGGAGGATTCGGACGGACCTGAGAAGGAAGGAGACGGCATCGGCTACTTCAGCAATACAAAGACACTCTGCATGGACGACCCAGGGGAAAAAGATCCACAGAGGGAGGCGAACATAGAAATTGTGACAGAAGACACATCTCCTGTTGACACATAA